Genomic DNA from Shouchella patagoniensis:
TTTGCGATAATTAAAATTGGTTGGTTATGGTTGTTTGTGAAAACAAAGTCTGGACCGTACCAGCTAACAGTCGCATCCCTTCCTGGTGGAACATAGGTTACTCTTTTAGAGTGGGTGTACCGTTCATTGATTGTTAATGCCGCTTTATCAATCGCATTAAATAAGGTTGATGAAACTTGGCAAATGCCACCACCGATTCCTTCAGATAGCTCTCCTCGGACGATGATCGGTGCTGCCATATAGCCACGTTCTGCTGTACGCATACCCACGACTTCATTAAAAGAAAAGCGTTCACCTGGAAAGATAACCCGGTTATTAATGGCTGCTGAAGCGAGTTCAATATTGTTCACTCGCTGTTTGTTGCCCGTATTAAAGTACGTCGCATAAGCACCAACTTGTTCAGCTCGAATTGACTGCAACAAATCTGTATCGACTTTAGGGAACTGTTTTAAAAGAGGGACATCTACGACACGCTGTTCGTTGCTATAGAAGTAATCATAAAAATGTTCTTGAAACATTTGTCTGTCTAAGCGATAGCCAATTTGCTCTTCTATAATTTCGCCATACGTACCAAGCGTCGCATTTACTGGCGCTTTGTACACTTGTTTCTCCACATTATCAATGAGCTCCTCTAGCTTGTTTTGTTCTATGGTTGTTTGTCCAAGAACAGGGTCAAAAAACTCTTCTCTATGTAAGGAAACAATGGTTTCTCCTTCATGCATCAACTCAAGCGTTTCATCATTTGGTAATAAGGAAAATGCCAAAAGGAATGATAATAACAAGCTTGTCAAACAAATCCGCTCCTTTCCTCATACGCATTAGTATGGATCGTATCAGTAAGGAGCATTCGGAAGTATAGCAGAAAATAAGAGGTAAAAAATAGGAAGACAAAGACGGAGTTACTGTGAGTGGTATGGTGATTACGGATAAAGAGCGGAGATTCGGAGTCGGAGTGTTGAGATTTGAGTCTGTGGCGCGGAGAATCGGCGTCCTGGCGTGGAGATTGAGTGCAAAGAGCGGAGATTTAGAGTCCTGGCGTGGAGATTGAGTGCAAGGGGCGGAGATTTGGAGTCCTGGCGTGGAGATTTGAGTGCAAGGTGCGGAGATTGATGAGTGTGAGGTGGAGATTACGGATAAAGAGCGGAGAATTGGCGTTGGAGCGTGGAGATTTGAGAGCAAAGAGCGGAGATTTGGAGTCCGGGTGTGGAGATTGAGTGCAAGGTGCGGAGATTGATGAGTGTGAGGTGGAGATTTGCGGATGAAGAGCGGAGAATTGGCGTTGGAGCGTGGAGATTTGAGTACAAAGTGCGGAGAATTGGCTGTGGAGCGTGGAGATTTGAGTACAAAGAGCGGAGAATTGGCTGTGGAGCGTGGAGATTTGAGTACAAAGAGCGGAGAATTGGAGTACGGGCGTGGAGATTTGAGTGCAAGGTGCGGAGATTTGAGTGCAAGGTGCGGAGATTGATGAGTGTGAGGTGGAGATTACGGATAAAGAGCGGAGACGCGACGTCTGGCTCGAGGCACAGGTTCGTTACACAATAGCTTCAGTTGTGAGAGAAATAGATACACTAATAGGAAAGCAAAAATGGAGGCAAGTTCATGTACGAGCCTGCCTCTATATTCTCTATATTCACCCATGATCTTCTTATAACTTACTGTTTTCGGTCTGCGTGGGACTCACCCCATTCGTGCATTGCTGTAAGCACGGGTTCGAGCGTTTTTCCATATGCACTAATTGAATATTCGACTTTTGGAGGAATTTCTGAGTAGACAATTCGATCGATGATTTCTTCTTCTTCTAGTTCTCTTAGTTGTTTCGTTAATACTTTAGGTGTAATTTCTGGAATAGCGCGCTGAAATGCGCCAAATCTTGTTGTTCCATTAGCGAGCAAGTGTAGTAAAATAAGCGGTTTCCATTTACCTATGAGTATGCTAAGAGCTTGATCAACACGGCATTGTTTGGGGTTAATTTTCATTTTGTTTTCTCTCCTTAGTATCCTGAAGATACCATATATCCTAAAAGTGCGTACTTTTAAATGAGTTCATCATACGTCAAAATAGATGTGTAAACAACTATCGAGATTGAAGCTTATAAAAGGAGTGAACCTTAGGTGATGAATCGAATAGATCAAAGCAATGGGCTGGAATTCGGCATATATACATTAGGTGATCATTTACCTAATCCACATACTGGAGAACATATCTCCGCCGAGCAACGTGTAAAGGAAATTATTGAGTTTGCAAAGCTTGCTGATCAAGCGGGTTTAGATTTCTTTAGTGTGGGAGAAAGTCATCAGGATTATTTTGCAACACAGGCGCATTCGGTTGTATTAGCGGCGATTGCTCAAGCGACAAAAAACATTAAGATTGGAAGCTCTTCTACAATTATTAGTACGTCTGATCCTGTTCGGGTCTATGAAGATTTTGCAACAGTCGATTTAATTTCTGGTGGCCGTGCTGAAATTATTGCTGGACGAGCATCTCGTGTTGGTTTGTATGATTTGCTTGGGTATAACTTGCGCGATTATGAAGCATTGTTTGAAGAGAAATTTGATCTGCTGCGTAAAATTAATGAAGAAGAAGTTGTGAATTGGAGCGGTGAATTCAGGGCACCTCTGAATGATGCGCGGGTGATACCACGACCAAAAGAAGGAAAGCTCCCAATTTGGCGTGCGGTTGGAGGTACTCCGGCGAGTGCCATTAAAGCTGGTTATGCAGGGGTGCCTATGTTCCTTGCACATTTGGCAGGACCTACTGCTGTCTTTAAGCGTTCGATTGATGCGTATCGTGCTGCATTAACTGAAGGTGGACATGACCCAGTTGATTTCCCGATCGCGACAGCAGGACTTTTCTTTGCTGCAGAAACGACGCAAGAGGCGCAACGAACGTATTACCCACATGTAAATGAAGGGATTAAATTGACGAATGGTCAAGGTTTTTCAAAGCGGGCTTTTGCACAAGGGGAAGATGTTCGGGATGTATTGGCTGTCGGAAGTCCACAACAAATTATTGAAAAGATTCTTTATCAACATGAGATGTATGGGCATCAACGATATATCGCCCAACTTGATTTTGGTGGAGTGCCGTTTGAGCAAATTCGAAAAAACATCGAATTAATTGC
This window encodes:
- a CDS encoding LLM class flavin-dependent oxidoreductase, whose protein sequence is MNRIDQSNGLEFGIYTLGDHLPNPHTGEHISAEQRVKEIIEFAKLADQAGLDFFSVGESHQDYFATQAHSVVLAAIAQATKNIKIGSSSTIISTSDPVRVYEDFATVDLISGGRAEIIAGRASRVGLYDLLGYNLRDYEALFEEKFDLLRKINEEEVVNWSGEFRAPLNDARVIPRPKEGKLPIWRAVGGTPASAIKAGYAGVPMFLAHLAGPTAVFKRSIDAYRAALTEGGHDPVDFPIATAGLFFAAETTQEAQRTYYPHVNEGIKLTNGQGFSKRAFAQGEDVRDVLAVGSPQQIIEKILYQHEMYGHQRYIAQLDFGGVPFEQIRKNIELIATEVLPAIRKYTKEGS
- a CDS encoding VanW family protein, which translates into the protein MTSLLLSFLLAFSLLPNDETLELMHEGETIVSLHREEFFDPVLGQTTIEQNKLEELIDNVEKQVYKAPVNATLGTYGEIIEEQIGYRLDRQMFQEHFYDYFYSNEQRVVDVPLLKQFPKVDTDLLQSIRAEQVGAYATYFNTGNKQRVNNIELASAAINNRVIFPGERFSFNEVVGMRTAERGYMAAPIIVRGELSEGIGGGICQVSSTLFNAIDKAALTINERYTHSKRVTYVPPGRDATVSWYGPDFVFTNNHNQPILIIAKAYTGTLVVKVFSSEKIDYEPRKVPSAPNRLPKEVRGSN
- a CDS encoding winged helix-turn-helix transcriptional regulator, which produces MKINPKQCRVDQALSILIGKWKPLILLHLLANGTTRFGAFQRAIPEITPKVLTKQLRELEEEEIIDRIVYSEIPPKVEYSISAYGKTLEPVLTAMHEWGESHADRKQ